A single window of Rhizobium indicum DNA harbors:
- a CDS encoding sensor histidine kinase, whose amino-acid sequence MTDSKDQPISPEGVGNLPHLAEALDDDRFRHFLDHVPFAVAVSELGGDEPLVYVNLEFERLTALEATEVQGKPWPEIKLNSTAVSGEVPLTAAVTSAEEYVGAFSLAAEPESTVIIDVWSNTIVDDDDTPLFRLVAFAARNEATAAESFSELLTEKDVLLRELQHRVKNNLQMITALIRMEARNAQQNEESERFARLAGRIEALALLYRSLSDEEKGATVDLGTYVSQIAASVMAAHAVEGIRLDMKVDTWPVSVDVAMPAGLVINELLTNTLKHAFLGRDGGEITLRCVVSDTGCRITVADNGVGLPQDVTWPQPGKLSAMIVQSLKQNARAEVEVSSSPDTGMSVSLVFPRAEVAQ is encoded by the coding sequence ATGACCGATAGCAAAGACCAGCCGATTTCGCCGGAAGGCGTCGGCAACTTGCCCCATCTTGCCGAAGCCCTTGATGACGACCGGTTTCGACACTTTCTCGATCATGTGCCATTCGCGGTGGCTGTCTCAGAACTCGGTGGCGACGAGCCGCTGGTTTATGTCAATCTCGAATTCGAACGGCTGACGGCGCTTGAGGCAACCGAGGTCCAGGGAAAACCCTGGCCGGAAATTAAATTGAACTCCACCGCCGTCTCCGGAGAGGTGCCGCTCACAGCCGCGGTGACCTCTGCGGAAGAGTATGTTGGTGCCTTCTCGCTCGCCGCCGAACCCGAGAGCACCGTCATTATCGATGTTTGGTCGAATACGATCGTCGACGATGATGACACCCCACTCTTCCGATTGGTGGCCTTTGCTGCCCGCAATGAGGCGACGGCCGCTGAGAGCTTCAGCGAACTGCTGACGGAGAAAGATGTCCTTCTGCGGGAACTACAGCATCGCGTGAAGAACAATCTTCAGATGATCACGGCGCTCATCCGAATGGAGGCGCGCAATGCTCAACAGAATGAGGAAAGCGAAAGGTTTGCACGGCTTGCCGGGCGGATTGAAGCCTTGGCCCTGCTCTATCGCTCGCTGTCAGACGAAGAGAAAGGCGCCACAGTCGATCTTGGTACCTATGTCAGCCAGATTGCCGCCTCGGTGATGGCGGCCCATGCCGTGGAAGGGATCCGGCTGGACATGAAGGTCGATACCTGGCCGGTTTCGGTCGATGTCGCCATGCCGGCCGGCCTCGTCATCAACGAACTCCTCACCAATACGCTGAAGCATGCCTTCTTGGGGCGCGATGGCGGCGAAATCACGCTCCGCTGTGTCGTCAGCGATACCGGGTGCAGGATCACCGTTGCTGATAACGGGGTCGGTCTTCCCCAGGATGTGACCTGGCCGCAGCCGGGAAAGCTGAGCGCGATGATCGTACAGTCGCTGAAACAGAATGCCCGCGCCGAGGTTGAAGTAAGCTCATCCCCTGACACCGGCATGAGTGTTTCCCTCGTCTTCCCGAGAGCTGAAGTGGCCCAATAG
- a CDS encoding fasciclin domain-containing protein — MIKSVLRGFALAAAMSAVAFAAAKNPTVGGAAMFDSKNIIENAVNSKDHTTLVAAVKAAGLVSTLEGKGPFTVFAPTNEAFAALPKGTVDTLLKPENKATLTKVLTCHVVAADAMAKTVAKMIKDDGGEHDIKTVGGCVLKAKENMGKITLTDENGRVSHVTIADVKQSNGVIHVVDKVLLPKM, encoded by the coding sequence ATGATCAAGTCCGTATTGCGCGGCTTCGCGCTCGCCGCCGCCATGTCCGCTGTCGCCTTTGCCGCCGCGAAAAACCCGACGGTCGGCGGTGCGGCGATGTTCGATAGCAAGAACATCATCGAGAACGCCGTGAACTCCAAGGATCACACGACGCTGGTCGCAGCCGTCAAGGCAGCCGGCCTGGTCAGCACGCTCGAGGGCAAAGGCCCCTTCACCGTCTTTGCGCCGACCAACGAAGCTTTCGCCGCCCTGCCGAAGGGCACCGTCGATACACTGCTGAAGCCGGAAAACAAGGCAACGCTGACCAAGGTTCTGACCTGCCACGTCGTTGCCGCCGATGCGATGGCCAAGACCGTCGCCAAGATGATCAAGGATGACGGAGGCGAGCACGACATCAAGACCGTCGGCGGCTGCGTGCTGAAAGCCAAGGAAAACATGGGCAAGATCACCTTGACCGATGAAAACGGCCGCGTTTCCCATGTGACGATCGCCGACGTCAAACAGTCGAACGGCGTCATCCACGTCGTCGACAAGGTGCTGCTGCCGAAGATGTAG
- a CDS encoding anti-sigma factor, whose translation MTSPDKSKGDRSRDEVLAGEYVLGVLSLQDRRVVEERMRHDRPFAAIVSRWETNLSSFNDEYEGVAPNRETFKQIEARLFGDGQKPPSFSQGLWNSAVFWRSLSFACIVVAVSAVIFASGVVPEPQGPAPLVASLSGQNSTINLLASYELQSGRLKIVPVAAGKPEEKSLELWLVPGSGMTRSLGVFQPGESGELVIPAELRSMIADGATLAVSLEPFGGSPTGQATGPVIASGPLRRP comes from the coding sequence ATGACATCGCCCGACAAAAGCAAGGGAGACCGCTCCCGCGACGAGGTTCTCGCCGGCGAATATGTGCTTGGCGTCCTGTCGTTGCAGGATCGCCGGGTGGTGGAAGAGCGCATGCGCCACGACCGCCCCTTCGCTGCGATCGTCAGCCGCTGGGAAACCAACCTCTCTTCCTTCAACGACGAGTATGAAGGCGTTGCTCCGAACCGGGAAACCTTCAAGCAGATCGAGGCGCGGCTGTTCGGCGATGGCCAAAAGCCCCCATCCTTTTCGCAGGGGCTCTGGAATTCAGCCGTTTTCTGGCGCTCGCTGAGCTTTGCCTGCATCGTCGTCGCCGTCAGCGCCGTCATCTTCGCCTCCGGCGTGGTGCCGGAGCCGCAGGGGCCTGCACCCCTGGTGGCCTCGCTTTCGGGCCAGAACAGCACCATCAATCTTCTTGCCTCCTACGAGCTTCAGAGCGGCCGGCTGAAGATCGTGCCGGTCGCCGCCGGCAAGCCGGAGGAGAAGTCGCTGGAACTTTGGCTGGTCCCGGGCAGCGGCATGACGAGATCGCTCGGCGTCTTCCAGCCGGGCGAAAGCGGTGAACTTGTCATTCCCGCCGAACTGCGCAGCATGATAGCCGATGGCGCAACGCTTGCCGTCAGTCTCGAACCCTTCGGCGGTTCGCCGACCGGCCAGGCAACCGGTCCGGTGATCGCAAGCGGCCCCCTGCGCCGACCCTAA